One genomic window of Haliotis asinina isolate JCU_RB_2024 chromosome 4, JCU_Hal_asi_v2, whole genome shotgun sequence includes the following:
- the LOC137282173 gene encoding ankyrin repeat domain-containing protein 23-like, with translation MAAPTSRDTGKSGSPSRPDTRATDAQTDADLHYACWAGKLEEVKRILDTGRADVNSRRGVERTPVMTAARWGRRDVVELLVSQGADASLVDDVGNNILHWACEGGDRETVEFVLSLDAVDVNARNNNGRTAADLARGLGHRQLSDLLVSRGTQ, from the exons CCACGAGCAGGGACACAGGGAAGTCTGGGTCCCCCTCAAGACCTGACACACGAG cgacAGACGCCCAGACAGACGCCGACCTCCATTACGCCTGCTGGGCGGGGAAACTGGAGGAGGTGAAGCGGATCCTGGACACAGGTCGGGCTGACGTCAACAGTAGACGTGGAGTCGAGAGGACGCCGGTGATGACGGCAGCACGATGGGGACGCAGAGATGTGGTGGAGCTGCTTGTGAGTCAAGGTGCTGATGCGTCACTGGTGGACGATGTCGGTAACAACATCCTCCACTGGGCCTGTGAGGGAGGAGACAGGGAGACGGTGGAGTTTGTGCTGTCTCTGGACGCGGTGGACGTCAACGCCAGGAACAACAACGGGCGGACAGCCGCCGACTTGGCGAGAGGCTTGGGACATCGTCAACTGTCGGATctcctggtgtcacgtggtACACAGTGA